In Daucus carota subsp. sativus chromosome 4, DH1 v3.0, whole genome shotgun sequence, one DNA window encodes the following:
- the LOC108218769 gene encoding uncharacterized protein At5g03900, chloroplastic: MASISSCWTLTASKSRSQSAIKPFRFKYYDQSQISLFLRNKSRIGFSTSRGSSGSVIRASVDFSPLSVRPGGIIETDKLPSDVRKRTMDAVDECGGRVTIGDVASKAGINLNQAQKALQALAADTNGFLEVSDEGDVLYVFPKDYRSKLATKSLRIKLEPFLEKAKSGAEYIVRVSFGTALIASIVIVYTTIIAIVSSRSDEDNRGRRGGRSYDSGFNFYLNPADLFWYWDPYYNRRRQVRADNDGMNFIESVFSFVFGDGDPNMGIEEERWKLIGEYISSNGGVITAEELAPYLDVENTKEMNDDSYILPVLLQFDGLPEIDDEGNILYRFPSLQRTASSQKIGKKEYVGRRWAEWVGGVDRFFREKKWQFSKTSSSEKAMVIGLGGLNLFGVVILGTMLKEMTGTPSEFITFVSDIFPLLQIYAGSFFAIPLVRWFFVQRRNAEIENRNQAREQRSLQLEQPDLSLRRKLLSARDMANKTFISQDRIVYSTERDLIEQDYEEKEWEKRFREIQQSD; encoded by the exons ATGGCGTCGATATCCTCGTGTTGGACACTAACAGCTAGCAAGTCTCGCTCACAATCGGCTATTAAGCCTTTTCGATTTAAGTATTATGATCAGTCTCAAATTTCGCTATTTCTTCGAAATAAATCGAGAATTGGATTCAGCACTAGTAGAGGTTCTTCTGGGAGTGTAATTAGGGCGAGTGTTGATTTTTCGCCTTTGTCGGTTAGGCCTGGAGGCATAATTGAGACTGATAAGTTGCCTTCCGATGTTCGAAAAAGGACTATGGATGCGGTTGATGAGTGTGGAGGGAgagtgactattggtgatgtgGCTAGTAAGGCTGGAATTAACTTGAATCAGGCTCAGAAGGCTTTACAGGCTCTTGCTGCTGACACTAATGGTTTCCTGGAG GTTTCAGATGAAGGTGATGTTCTATATGTCTTCCCAAAGGATTATCGCTCAAAGCTTGCGACCAAGTCACTGAGAATAAAGTTAGAACCCTTTTTAGAGAAGGCTAAG TCTGGAGCTGAATATATAGTACGAGTTTCGTTCGGAACGGCATTAATTGCTTCAATTGTTATTGTATATACCACAATTATTGCTATCGTCTCAAGTAGAAG TGATGAAGACAATCGTGGTAGGCGTGGAGGTAGATCCTATGATAGTGGTTTCAACTTTTATCTTAATCCAGCGGATCTGTTTTG gTACTGGGATCCATATTACAATAGGAGGAGACAAGTGCGAGCAGATAACGACGGGATGAACTTCATAGAATCT GTTTTCTCCTTTGTATTTGGTGATGGGGATCCCAATATGGGTATAGAAGAAGAGAGGTGGAAGTTG ATTGGAGAATATATATCATCAAATGGTGGTGTTATCACAGCTGAAGAGCTTGCTCCATATCTTGATGTGGAAAATACAAAGGAAATG AATGATGATTCATATATCCTACCTGTCCTTTTACAATTTGATGGACTCCCAGAAATAGATGACGAG GGAAATATATTGTATCGGTTTCCATCATTGCAAAGAACAGCTTCTTCGCAGAAAATTGGAAAAAAGGAGTATGTTGGGAGAAGATGGGCAGAGTGGGTTGGGGGAGTTGATAGATTTTTCAGGGAGAAGAAGTGGCAATTCAG TAAAACCAGCAGTTCTGAAAAGGCGATGGTTATTGGTTTGGGTGGGCTCAATTTATTTGGTGTTGTCATTCTGGGTACCATGTTAAA AGAAATGACAGGTACACCAAGTGAATTCATCACCTTTGTGTCCGACATATTCCCTCTACTTCAG ATCTATGCGGGCTCTTTTTTCGCAATTCCTTTGGTCCGATGGTTCTTTGTTCAGAGGAGAAATGCTGAAATAGAAAACAGGAACCAGGCAAGGGAACAACGTTCCCTACAACTCGAACAACCAGATCTCTCTCTGAGGCGAAAG CTTCTGAGTGCTAGAGACATGGCCAACAAGACCTTCATCAGTCAAGATAGGATTGTGTATAGCACTGAAAGGGACTTGATTGAGCAAGATTACGAAGAGAAAGAATGGGAAAAGAGATTTCGAGAAATACAGCAATCTGATTAA
- the LOC108218770 gene encoding heme-binding-like protein At3g10130, chloroplastic isoform X1, translated as MMSAYSPCVITQPAYHRSRKLCSTVKAMSERASTLTAAASAPQRKGSSAFDARFSLVLALASQTSSLSQRRKFLMDVATETSKYLFPRRFEPRNFEEALMSVPDLETVKFQVLSRTDQYEIRLTEPYYVAETTMPGKNGFDLNGASQSFNVLAGYLFGKNTREESMEMTTPVYTRRTQSEGEKMEMTTPVVTKKLEDDDKWQMSFVMPSKYGSSLPLPKDPSVAIKEVPSKIVAVAAFSGFVTDEEVQKREAALRKALKNDTQFHVKIGSPVEVAQYNPPFTLPFARRNEIALEVERREE; from the exons atGATGAGTGCATACAGTCCTTGCGTGATCACTCAACCGGCTTATCACCGGAGTCGTAAATTGTGTTCAACTGTGAAGGCAATGAGTGAGAGAGCTTCGACATTAACTGCTGCTGCTTCTGCTCCGCAGAGAAAAGGCTCTTCTGCATTCGATGCTCGATTCTCTCTCGTACTGGCTCTCGCTTCTCAAACTTCTTCTCTTTCGCAGCGACGTAAAT TCTTGATGGATGTGGCAACGGAGACCTCCAAATACTTGTTTCCTCGCAGATTTGAGCCCCGCAACTTTGAGGAAGCTCTTATGTCAG TTCCAGATCTTGAAACCGTGAAATTCCAGGTTTTGAGCCGCACAGATCAGTATGAGATACGACTAACTGAG CCTTACTATGTCGCGGAGACAACTATGCCTGGGAAGAATGGATTTGATCTTAATGGAGCATCTCAATCATTCAATGTGTTGGCTGGATACCTGTTTGGTAAG AATACAAGAGAGGAGAGTATGGAGATGACTACACCTGTTTATACTCGCAGGACGCAGTCCGAAGGAGAGAAAATGGAAATGACAACTCCTGTAGTAACGAAAAAG ctgGAAGACGATGACAAGTGGCAGATGTCTTTTGTCATGCCCTCAAAGTATGGTTCCAGCTTGCCATTGCCCAAAGATCCATCAGTGGCTATCAAAGAGGTGCCAAGCAAAATTGTGGCAGTTGCTGCTTTTTCAG gtTTCGTAACTGATGAAGAAGTGCAAAAGCGTGAAGCTGCCCTTCGAAAAGCACTAAAGAATGACACTCAATTCCATGTAAAGATTGGTTCACCAGTCGAAGTTGCACAG TACAATCCACCGTTTACACTTCCATTTGCACGTCGCAATGAGATTGCTCTAGAAGTTGAAAGGAGAGAAGAATAA
- the LOC108217990 gene encoding protein BIC1 produces MNNNLQYKQSDSTKTNRWPADRATSKRPLQCTNESRDHEATISRSTSPEAAAALTSKTEAAVEDCGRKRLKEHRIEMAGRVWIPDIWGQEDLLKDWIDCNPFDASLVNNNILSARQALIQGQTSS; encoded by the coding sequence ATGAACAATAATTTGCAGTATAAACAATCAGATTCCACCAAAACCAACCGGTGGCCCGCAGACCGAGCCACATCGAAAAGGCCACTGCAGTGCACAAATGAGAGCCGTGATCACGAGGCCACAATATCTAGAAGTACCTCACCAGAGGCTGCAGCAGCATTGACTAGCAAGACAGAGGCTGCGGTGGAGGATTGTGGGAGAAAGAGGCTCAAGGAACATCGGATCGAAATGGCTGGACGAGTCTGGATCCCGGATATCTGGGGTCAGGAAGATTTGCTCAAGGACTGGATAGACTGCAACCCATTTGATGCGTCGCTAGTCAACAATAACATACTCTCTGCTCGTCAAGCTCTGATCCAAGGACAAACATCTAGCTAG
- the LOC108216102 gene encoding F-box/LRR-repeat protein At1g67190 has protein sequence MENLPVEVIGNILSLLGAARDVVIASATCRKWRQAWRDHLHTLMFNSNDWPVYHEITTSRLEILITQTIFQTSGLQSLLIVMDDIDEFSAAPVIAWLMYTRETLRQLYYNVRTTPSINILEKCGRQKLEMLSLAHNTITGVEPSYQRFPCLRCLSLSYVSVSALDLSLLLTACPKIESLTLVSLDIAMSDAQTTMELSSPTLKEACVEAISLDKFILEADCLEKLHLKDCTLEDFDLVGKGTLRLLKIDDVSVIHLDIGENTENLEVVDVSNFTIMWAKFHSMISRSSKLRRLRLWGVVFDDEDEIVDMETISACFPLLSHLSLSYDLREGSLQYGLQGSFQLENVVVLELGWTVINDLFSQWVAGLLERCPNLRKLVIYGLVSEAKTHEECTMLANFTSSIVRLMRKYLHIDVQFEYE, from the coding sequence ATGGAGAATCTGCCTGTTGAAGTCATTGGGAATATCCTCTCGTTGCTTGGTGCTGCTCGAGATGTTGTCATTGCATCGGCAACTTGTCGTAAATGGCGACAGGCTTGGCGTGACCATCTCCACACGCTTATGTTTAATTCGAATGATTGGCCAGTGTATCATGAGATTACTACAAGTAGACTTGAGATTCTTATTACTCAGACTATTTTTCAAACCAGTGGACTGCAGAGCCTTTTGATTGTAATGGATGATATTGACGAGTTCTCTGCTGCTCCTGTTATTGCTTGGCTTATGTATACTAGGGAGACCTTGCGCCAGTTGTATTACAATGTGAGGACGACTCCGAGCATTAATATACTTGAGAAATGTGGTCGCCAGAAGCTGGAGATGTTGTCTTTGGCGCATAATACCATCACAGGTGTTGAACCCAGTTACCAGAGATTTCCCTGCCTGAGATGTCTTTCTTTGAGTTATGTTAGTGTGTCGGCATTGGATTTGAGTCTTCTGCTCACAGCCTGCCCCAAGATTGAATCCTTGACCCTTGTTAGTTTAGATATTGCCATGTCTGATGCACAAACGACAATGGAGTTGAGTAGTCCCACGTTGAAAGAAGCTTGTGTGGAAGCAATCAGTTTGGACAAGTTTATATTGGAGGCTGATTGCCTTGAGAAGTTGCACTTAAAAGATTGCACGCTTGAGGATTTTGATCTTGTGGGCAAAGGGACATTGAGGCTTCTTAAGATTGATGATGTAAGTGTAATCCATCTTGATATTGGTGAGAATACTGAAAATCTAGAGGTCGTGGATGTTAGCAACTTTACAATCATGTGGGCAAAGTTTCATAGTATGATATCAAGATCATCAAAACTAAGAAGACTTCGTCTTTGGGGTGTTGTCTTTGATGACGAGGACGAAATTGTGGATATGGAAACAATTTCAGCTTGCTTTCCTTTGTTAAGCCACTTATCCTTGAGTTATGATTTGAGAGAGGGGTCACTGCAGTATGGATTACAGGGTTCCTTTCAACTGGAGAATGTCGTTGTATTGGAGCTTGGATGGACTGTAATTAATGATCTGTTCTCACAGTGGGTTGCCGGCCTTTTAGAAAGATGTCCAAATCTCAGAAAGTTAGTGATTTACGGTCTGGTGTCAGAAGCAAAAACCCACGAAGAATGCACAATGTTGGCCAACTTCACCTCATCCATCGTTAGGCTTATGAGAAAATATTTGCATATAGATGTCCAGTTTGAATATGAATAG
- the LOC108217456 gene encoding uncharacterized protein LOC108217456 has product MGNCLALREKFVQVTKMDGKILEYKAPLKVHQVMSDYPGHGISQTLSMTQHLLPDANMHAGRVYYLLPLPVPSLELDKKYSNTKEVAEQENHGVVRIKLLIRKQDLEKMLGQGGSVEELILQLQNKQLVRSFKRLDSDASKNSTGWKPVLPSIPEAY; this is encoded by the coding sequence ATGGGAAATTGCTTAGCTCTAAGAGAAAAGTTTGTCCAGGTCACAAAAATGGACGGTAAGATCCTTGAATATAAGGCACCTTTGAAAGTACATCAAGTTATGTCGGATTATCCCGGCCATGGAATATCTCAGACACTTTCGATGACCCAACACCTCCTGCCTGATGCTAATATGCATGCAGGTCGTGTTTACTATCTTTTACCACTCCCAGTTCCTTCACTGGAACTTGACAAGAAGTATTCAAACACAAAGGAAGTAGCGGAACAGGAAAATCATGGAGTTGTGAGGATTAAGCTGCTAATTAGGAAGCAAGACTTGGAGAAGATGCTAGGCCAAGGAGGATCAGTTGAAGAACTGATTTTGCAACTTCAAAACAAACAGTTGGTCCGTTCATTCAAAAGATTGGACAGTGATGCTAGTAAAAATTCTACAGGATGGAAGCCAGTATTGCCAAGTATACCTGAAGCCTACTAG
- the LOC135152313 gene encoding glycine-rich RNA-binding protein 7-like, producing MICVARFSENLQKPPKISIYVPKTAQISRSVHVFDSDGGGDGGDEGGDGGRMIVAKRNNGGGGGGGGRHRGGGGYGGGDDGGGGSGECGGGVVEDGGGVDEY from the exons atgATCTGTGTTGCAAgatttagtgaaaacttgcagaaaccGCCCAAAATTTCCATATATGTTCCAAAAACTGctcaaatctccagatctgttcacgttttcgattcagatggtggtggagatggtggagatgaaggtggagatggaggaaggatgattgtagcgaag agaaataatggaggtggaggtggaggtggcgGGCGacatagaggtggtggtggttatggaggaggtgacgatggaggtggtggtagtggcgaatgtggaggtggggttgttgaagatggaggtggggttgaTGAATATTGA
- the LOC108215971 gene encoding large ribosomal subunit protein uL1, translated as MSKLQSDAVREAITQITNDAKEKGRKFTETIELQIGLKNYDPQKDKRFSGSVKLPHIPRPKMKVCMLGDAQHVGEAEKIGLESMDVESLKKLNKNKKLVKKLAKKYHAFLASEAVIKQIPRLLGPGLNKAGKFPTLVSHQESLESKVNETKATVKFQLKKVLCMGVAVGNCSMEDKQLFQNVQMSVNFLVSLLKKNWQNVRCLYLKSTMGKPVRIF; from the exons ATGAG TAAGCTACAAAGTGATGCAGTTAGAGAAGCCATCACGCAGATTACTAATGATGCAAAAGAAAAGGGTCGCAAGTTTACTGAAACTATTGAACTTCAGATCGGACTTAAGAACTATGATCCCCAGAAAGACAAGCGTTTCAGTGGCTCAGTTAAATTACCACACATCCCCAGGCCTAAGATGAAGGTTTGCATGCTTGGTGATGCTCAGCACGTGGGAGAG GCTGAgaaaattggtttggagtctaTGGATgtggaaagcttgaagaaattaaacaagaacaagaaactGGTGAAGAAGCTTGCCAAGAAGTACCATGCTTTCTTGGCTTCTGAAGCTGTTATCAAACAAATTCCACGTCTTTTGGGCCCTGGTCTCAACAAGGCAG GAAAGTTTCCCACACTAGTGTCCCATCAGGAATCTTTGGAGTCGAAAGTTAACGAGACAAAAGCAACAGTAAAGTTTCAACTTAAGAAGGTTCTCTGTATGGGAGTTGCTGTTGGCAACTGCAGTATGGAGGATAAGCAGTTGTTCCAAAATGTTCAAATGAGCGTTAACTTTCTGGTTTCTTTGCTGAAGAAGAACTGGCAAAAC GTGAGGTGCTTGTACCTGAAGAGTACCATGGGGAAGCCAGTGCggattttttaa
- the LOC108218770 gene encoding heme-binding-like protein At3g10130, chloroplastic isoform X2, which yields MMSAYSPCVITQPAYHRSRKLCSTVKAMSERASTLTAAASAPQRKGSSAFDARFSLVLALASQTSSLSQRLLMDVATETSKYLFPRRFEPRNFEEALMSVPDLETVKFQVLSRTDQYEIRLTEPYYVAETTMPGKNGFDLNGASQSFNVLAGYLFGKNTREESMEMTTPVYTRRTQSEGEKMEMTTPVVTKKLEDDDKWQMSFVMPSKYGSSLPLPKDPSVAIKEVPSKIVAVAAFSGFVTDEEVQKREAALRKALKNDTQFHVKIGSPVEVAQYNPPFTLPFARRNEIALEVERREE from the exons atGATGAGTGCATACAGTCCTTGCGTGATCACTCAACCGGCTTATCACCGGAGTCGTAAATTGTGTTCAACTGTGAAGGCAATGAGTGAGAGAGCTTCGACATTAACTGCTGCTGCTTCTGCTCCGCAGAGAAAAGGCTCTTCTGCATTCGATGCTCGATTCTCTCTCGTACTGGCTCTCGCTTCTCAAACTTCTTCTCTTTCGCAGCGAC TCTTGATGGATGTGGCAACGGAGACCTCCAAATACTTGTTTCCTCGCAGATTTGAGCCCCGCAACTTTGAGGAAGCTCTTATGTCAG TTCCAGATCTTGAAACCGTGAAATTCCAGGTTTTGAGCCGCACAGATCAGTATGAGATACGACTAACTGAG CCTTACTATGTCGCGGAGACAACTATGCCTGGGAAGAATGGATTTGATCTTAATGGAGCATCTCAATCATTCAATGTGTTGGCTGGATACCTGTTTGGTAAG AATACAAGAGAGGAGAGTATGGAGATGACTACACCTGTTTATACTCGCAGGACGCAGTCCGAAGGAGAGAAAATGGAAATGACAACTCCTGTAGTAACGAAAAAG ctgGAAGACGATGACAAGTGGCAGATGTCTTTTGTCATGCCCTCAAAGTATGGTTCCAGCTTGCCATTGCCCAAAGATCCATCAGTGGCTATCAAAGAGGTGCCAAGCAAAATTGTGGCAGTTGCTGCTTTTTCAG gtTTCGTAACTGATGAAGAAGTGCAAAAGCGTGAAGCTGCCCTTCGAAAAGCACTAAAGAATGACACTCAATTCCATGTAAAGATTGGTTCACCAGTCGAAGTTGCACAG TACAATCCACCGTTTACACTTCCATTTGCACGTCGCAATGAGATTGCTCTAGAAGTTGAAAGGAGAGAAGAATAA
- the LOC108218771 gene encoding glucosamine 6-phosphate N-acetyltransferase encodes MQSISCSDEEKKFQVRKLEISDKSKGFIELLQQLTVCDSVSDQEFQSCFEEIGSYGDNHVICVIEDGCSQKIIATGSVFIERKFIRNCSKVGHIEDVVVDSNARGMQLGKKIVEYLTDHARAVGCYKVILDCSAKNKAFYEKCGFEQKELQMAKYFI; translated from the coding sequence ATGCAGAGCATTAGTTGCTCTGATGAAGAAAAGAAGTTTCAAGTTCGAAAACTTGAGATATCTGACAAAAGCAAGGGCTTCATAGAGTTACTGCAACAACTAACTGTATGTGATTCTGTCTCCGACCAAGAGTTCCAAAGCTGCTTTGAAGAGATCGGCTCATATGGTGATAACCATGTTATATGTGTAATTGAAGATGGATGTTCTCAAAAGATTATAGCAACTGGAAGTGTGTTTATCGAAAGGAAGTTTATAAGAAATTGTAGCAAAGTTGGTCATATAGAAGATGTTGTGGTTGACTCAAACGCTCGAGGGATGCAATTAGGAAAGAAAATTGTCGAGTACCTTACTGATCATGCTCGTGCTGTGGGGTGTTACAAGGTGATCCTTGACTGCAGTGCTAAGAACAAGGCATTCTATGAGAAGTGTGGTTTTGAGCAAAAAGAACTTCAGATGGCGAAGTATTTTATATAA
- the LOC108218136 gene encoding bZIP transcription factor 46 yields MADHTDFQGRVKSSVEPTDQQPPGSNELPTLDRQSSIHSLTLDDFQYTFSDGTESFGSMNMDELLNNILTAEEIQAYAQTPVANASTGLNTVATMAAATINTDPQFPEVEINTSTEKDINIHQSLQGQGSVMLPAPLSHKTVDEVWSEIQKFPQELEHDFTDCTVNVQKDGSAQRQTTCGEMTLEDFLVTTGVVRGKSRPPSTLLKQPNESYQNNNNTAVGSGQPDLVARPAIAVEGAENVPAYPAPPPSGVRDAASVAIVRFPGRCEPGEVRHGRKRQYCSSRGGYAQGQAKRSPPVNSSPKDDEGAHQQNSGNDTEMNIDGAHKRNALVERVVSRRQKRLVKNRESAARSRARKQAYNLELEEELKRLNEENAHLRKTKDVKQYIEEKMKKGKDRKIGMRRSKSCTF; encoded by the exons ATGGCAGACCACACAGATTTTCAGGGGAGGGTTAAATCATCAGTTGAACCAACAGACCAACAACCACCTGGCAGCAATGAGCTCCCAACACTGGACAGACAATCGTCAATCCATTCCCTCACTCTTGACGACTTTCAATACACATTCTCTGATGGTACCGAGAGCTTTGGATCGATGAACATGGATGAGCTCCTCAACAACATTTTGACAGCTGAAGAAATTCAAGCTTATGCACAAACTCCTGTTGCCAACGCCAGTACTGGCCTCAACACTGTTGCCACCATGGCAGCTGCCACCATCAATACTGATCCACAGTTTCCTGAAGTTGAGATCAATACTTCTACAGAGAAggatataaatatacatcaaAGCTTGCAAGGACAAGGTTCTGTGATGCTTCCAGCACCTTTGAGTCACAAAACAGTGGATGAAGTGTGGTCTGagatacaaaaatttccgcaaGAACTAGAACATGATTTTACTGACTGTACAGTTAATGTTCAGAAAGATGGCTCTGCCCAGCGACAGACAACTTGTGGAGAGATGACACTTGAGGATTTCCTGGTAACTACAGGGGTAGTTCGGGGAAAGAGTCGTCCTCCGTCAACACTTCTGAAACAACCCAATGAGTCATACCAGAACAACAACAATACAGCAGTGGGATCCGGACAACCTGATCTTGTGGCTAGGCCTGCTATTGCTGTAGAAGGGGCTGAAAATGTTCCTGCATATCCGGCACCGCCACCAAGCGGTGTAAGGGATGCAGCATCTGTTGCAATTGTAAGATTTCCTGGTCGATGCGAACCAGGAGAAGTTCGTCATGGGAGGAAAAGGCAGTATTGTTCTAGTAGAGGTGGATATGCACAAGGGCAAGCAAAGCGGTCACCCCCAGTGAATTCAAGTCCCAAAGATGATGAGGGTGCACATCAACAGAATAGCGGGAATGACACTGAGATGAATATTGATGGAGCTCACAAGCGGAATGCTCTAGTTGAAAGGGTCGTGTCAAGGAGACAAAAGAGATTGGTCAAGAATAGAGAGTCAGCAGCAAGGTCCAGGGCAAGAAAACAG GCTTATAAtcttgagctggaagaggaacTGAAAAGGCTAAACGAAGAAAATGCTCATCTAAGGAAGACCAAG GACGTAAAGCAGTACATTGAAGAGAAAATGAAAAAGGGAAAAGACAGAAAGATAGGGATGAGGAGGAGCAAGAGCTGCACGTTCTGA
- the LOC108217458 gene encoding uncharacterized protein LOC108217458, whose translation MGNCLALQDNLVQVMKMDGKILEYKAPLKVHQVLAEYSGQAISRTLLGPQHLRPDADLCAGQFYYLLPVPVPSLELDKEYSNTKEVAGKENHAVVRIKLVVRKHDLEEMLSKGGTIEDMILQLQNEQLVDSFKNLNSDAAKNSKGWKPVLASIPEAC comes from the coding sequence atgGGGAATTGTTTAGCTCTACAAGATAATTTAGTCCAGGTCATGAAAATGGATGGGAAGATCCTTGAATACAAAGCACCATTGAAAGTGCATCAAGTTCTGGCAGAATATTCTGGCCAAGCAATATCTCGGACACTTCTGGGGCCTCAACACCTCAGGCCAGATGCTGACTTGTGTGCTGGGCAATTTTACTATCTTTTACCAGTCCCAGTACCTTCACTGGAACTTGACAAGGAATATTCAAACACAAAGGAAGTTGCAGGGAAGGAAAACCATGCAGTTGTGAGGATTAAGCTAGTAGTTAGAAAGCACGACCTGGAGGAGATGTTAAGCAAAGGAGGAACGATTGAAGACATGATTTTGCAGCTCCAAAATGAACAACTGGTCGATTCATTCAAAAATTTGAACAGTGATGCCGCTAAAAATTCTAAGGGATGGAAGCCAGTATTGGCAAGTATACCTGAAGCTTGCTAG